From one Streptomyces sp. ICC1 genomic stretch:
- the ftsH gene encoding ATP-dependent zinc metalloprotease FtsH, with protein MPGGWRGLILTALIVYLVTNLVLSFFNEGDEPTISYTEFSKQVANGNVSKIYSKGDAIQGQLKTEQPKPDGGKGDYTKFVSQRPAFADDDLWADLTKQNVVVTASPVVEQRSFLANLLISLAPMLLLVLLWVFIARRMSAGMGGGMGGLGRKAPPKPVELEGAKRTTFEDVAGIDEVEGELNDVVDFLKNPDEYRKMGARMPGGVLLAGPPGTGKTLLARAVAGEAGVPFFSASASEFIEMIVGVGASRVRELFSEARKVAPAIVFIDEIDTIGRARGGGGAMGGHDEREQTLNQILTEMDGFSGSEGVVVLAATNRADVLDPALTRPGRFDRTVVVSPPDKAGREAILRIHTRDIPLASGVDLAQVARTTPGMTGAELANLANEAALLAVKRQQKEVTQADLSDALEKVQLGAERSLVMPDEERRRTAYHESGHALLGMLQPGADPVRKITIVPRGRALGVTLSTPESDRYAYTEEYLRGRIIGALGGMAAEQVVYEVITTGAENDLEQVTNIARGMVGRWGMSARIGPLTAIPSDGQGPYGLLAAPATLDAVDHEMRRIVDECYEKARRLLRENRDKLDALAQALMENETLDEPAAYAAAGIPRLHK; from the coding sequence ATGCCGGGGGGCTGGCGCGGCCTGATCCTCACCGCCCTGATCGTCTACCTGGTGACCAACCTGGTCCTGTCCTTCTTCAACGAGGGCGACGAGCCGACCATCTCGTACACCGAGTTCAGCAAGCAGGTCGCCAACGGCAACGTCTCGAAGATCTACTCCAAGGGCGACGCCATCCAGGGGCAGCTGAAGACCGAACAGCCCAAGCCGGACGGCGGAAAGGGCGACTACACGAAATTCGTCTCCCAGCGCCCCGCCTTCGCCGACGACGACCTGTGGGCCGACCTCACCAAGCAGAACGTCGTCGTCACCGCCTCCCCGGTCGTCGAACAGCGCAGCTTCCTCGCCAACCTGCTGATCTCCCTCGCCCCGATGCTGCTCCTGGTCCTCCTGTGGGTGTTCATCGCCCGCCGGATGAGCGCCGGAATGGGCGGGGGCATGGGCGGGCTCGGCCGCAAGGCGCCGCCGAAGCCGGTGGAGCTGGAGGGCGCCAAGCGCACGACCTTCGAGGACGTGGCCGGCATCGACGAGGTCGAGGGCGAGCTCAACGACGTCGTGGACTTCCTCAAGAACCCCGACGAGTACCGCAAGATGGGCGCCCGGATGCCCGGCGGCGTGCTGCTCGCCGGCCCGCCCGGCACCGGCAAGACCCTGCTCGCGCGGGCCGTCGCGGGCGAGGCCGGAGTGCCGTTCTTCTCCGCCTCCGCCTCCGAGTTCATCGAGATGATCGTCGGTGTCGGCGCGTCCCGGGTGCGCGAGCTCTTCTCCGAGGCGCGCAAGGTGGCCCCCGCGATCGTCTTCATCGACGAGATCGACACCATCGGGCGGGCCCGCGGCGGCGGCGGGGCCATGGGCGGCCACGACGAGCGCGAGCAGACCCTCAATCAGATCCTCACCGAGATGGACGGCTTCTCCGGATCCGAGGGCGTGGTCGTCCTCGCCGCCACCAACCGGGCCGACGTCCTGGACCCGGCGCTGACCCGGCCGGGCCGCTTCGACCGCACCGTCGTCGTCTCCCCGCCCGACAAGGCCGGCCGGGAGGCCATCCTGCGCATCCACACCCGGGACATCCCGCTCGCCTCCGGCGTGGACCTGGCCCAGGTGGCCCGTACGACGCCGGGCATGACCGGAGCCGAACTGGCCAACCTGGCCAACGAGGCCGCCCTGCTCGCCGTGAAGCGCCAGCAGAAGGAGGTCACCCAGGCGGACCTGTCCGACGCGCTGGAGAAGGTCCAGCTCGGCGCGGAACGGTCGCTGGTCATGCCGGACGAGGAGCGCCGCCGCACGGCGTACCACGAGAGCGGGCACGCCCTCCTGGGGATGCTCCAGCCGGGCGCCGACCCCGTCCGCAAGATCACCATCGTGCCGCGCGGCCGGGCGCTCGGCGTCACGCTCTCCACCCCGGAATCGGACCGGTACGCGTACACCGAGGAGTACCTGCGCGGCCGCATCATCGGCGCACTGGGCGGCATGGCCGCCGAGCAGGTGGTCTACGAGGTCATCACCACGGGTGCGGAGAACGACCTGGAGCAGGTCACCAACATCGCCCGGGGCATGGTCGGCCGCTGGGGGATGAGCGCGCGCATCGGCCCGCTCACGGCGATCCCCTCGGACGGGCAGGGCCCCTACGGCCTCCTCGCGGCCCCCGCCACCC
- the ffh gene encoding signal recognition particle protein → MFDTLSDRLSATFKSLRGKGRLSEQDIDAAAREIRIALLEADVALPVVRSFIANVKERARGEEVSKALNPGQQVLKIVNDELVSILGGETRRLRFAKTAPTVIMLAGLQGAGKTTLAGKLGLWLKGQGHTPLLVACDLQRPNAVNQLSVVAERAGVAVYAPSPGNGVGDPVQVAKDSIEYARTKQYDVVVVDTAGRLGIDQELMQQAADIRDAVSPDEILFVVDAMIGQDAVNTAEAFRDGVGFDGVVLSKLDGDARGGAALSIAHVTGKQIVFASNGEKLDEFDAFHPDRMAGRILDMGDMLTLIEQAEKTFSQAEAEKMAAKLQKGPKEFTLDDFLSQMEQVRKMGSISKLLGMLPGMGQIKDQINNIDERDVDRTAAIIKSMTPAERQDPHLINGSRRARIAKGSGVEVSAVKSLVERFFEARKMMSRMAQGGGMPGMPGIPGMGGGPGRQKKQIKQAKGKRKSGNPMKRKEEEAAAAARREAGPEAVEPAAGGNPFGLPAGGGQAGGDFDLPDEFKKFMK, encoded by the coding sequence GTGTTCGATACGCTTTCCGACCGCCTCAGCGCGACCTTCAAGTCCCTCCGGGGCAAAGGCCGCCTCTCCGAGCAGGACATCGACGCTGCGGCGCGGGAAATCCGTATCGCCCTCCTCGAGGCCGACGTCGCACTCCCGGTCGTCCGCTCCTTCATCGCGAACGTCAAGGAGCGCGCCCGCGGCGAAGAGGTCTCCAAGGCCCTGAACCCGGGCCAGCAGGTCCTCAAGATCGTCAACGACGAGCTGGTCTCCATCCTGGGCGGCGAGACCCGGCGGCTGCGCTTCGCCAAGACCGCGCCCACCGTGATCATGCTCGCCGGCCTCCAGGGTGCCGGTAAGACCACCCTCGCCGGAAAGCTCGGCCTGTGGCTGAAGGGGCAGGGCCACACCCCGCTCCTCGTCGCGTGCGACCTCCAGCGCCCCAACGCCGTCAACCAGCTCTCGGTCGTCGCCGAGCGCGCCGGCGTGGCCGTCTACGCGCCCTCGCCCGGCAACGGCGTCGGCGACCCGGTCCAGGTCGCCAAGGACTCCATCGAGTACGCGCGCACCAAGCAGTACGACGTCGTGGTCGTCGACACCGCCGGCCGTCTCGGCATCGACCAGGAGCTGATGCAGCAGGCCGCGGACATCCGCGACGCCGTCAGCCCCGACGAGATCCTCTTCGTCGTCGACGCCATGATCGGCCAGGACGCGGTCAACACCGCCGAGGCCTTCCGCGACGGCGTCGGCTTCGACGGCGTCGTGCTCTCCAAGCTCGACGGCGACGCCCGCGGCGGCGCCGCGCTCTCGATCGCGCACGTCACCGGCAAGCAGATCGTGTTCGCCTCGAACGGCGAGAAGCTCGACGAGTTCGACGCCTTCCACCCGGACCGCATGGCGGGCCGGATCCTCGACATGGGTGACATGCTCACCCTGATCGAGCAGGCCGAGAAGACCTTCAGCCAGGCCGAAGCCGAGAAGATGGCGGCCAAGCTGCAGAAGGGCCCCAAGGAGTTCACGCTCGACGACTTCCTGTCCCAGATGGAGCAGGTCCGCAAGATGGGCTCCATCTCCAAGCTGCTCGGCATGCTGCCCGGCATGGGGCAGATCAAGGACCAGATCAACAACATCGACGAGCGCGACGTCGACCGGACCGCCGCGATCATCAAGTCGATGACCCCGGCCGAGCGCCAGGACCCGCACCTCATCAACGGCTCGCGCCGCGCCCGCATCGCCAAGGGCTCCGGTGTCGAGGTCAGCGCCGTCAAGTCGCTCGTCGAGCGGTTCTTCGAGGCCCGCAAGATGATGTCCCGCATGGCCCAGGGCGGCGGCATGCCGGGCATGCCCGGCATCCCCGGGATGGGCGGCGGCCCCGGCCGGCAGAAGAAGCAGATCAAGCAGGCCAAGGGCAAGCGCAAGAGCGGCAACCCGATGAAGCGCAAGGAAGAAGAGGCCGCGGCCGCCGCGCGCCGCGAGGCCGGCCCGGAGGCGGTCGAGCCCGCCGCCGGCGGCAACCCGTTCGGCCTTCCGGCCGGCGGCGGCCAGGCGGGCGGGGACTTCGACCTCCCGGACGAGTTCAAGAAGTTCATGAAGTAG
- a CDS encoding BTAD domain-containing putative transcriptional regulator: MARTSNRTNSAPRPRRSFGDFVKAFLAFVALAFLVVGVPAALATFLGWPLPDELPSVDFFQQQITVQTFLSVLGVVCWLAWAQFTACVLVEVKAAVSGVGMPTRVPGAGGSQALARQLVAALLLVTASAASFAPGLANLGQSPADQHRPAVAASAQQLPGQAQSQTVREAVEQQAAAQAKAAAEHAAEAEGSTKFYRIQPPQGRHHDSLWEIAERHLGDGRRYSEIYDLNKNRVQPDGEKLSKASLIRPGWIMEMPADAFGGDLVETPAAVQETERGAFAGSAAGSGNADIADYAKSGGSGAHAQGGQAKPGGKHAGKPAAGSVDTDTTQIVIPRDWSTAVPSRATPAAPATSQTPATATAVTAADGQGFSFGLPEALLGSPLLAAGLLAALGRRRRAALWQAATRSGSGGAGGAGNTPLVPTGDAADVHDALLVGADPEAVRRLDRALRGLSESLAAASRPLPTVYAAWLTGTAIHLQLAQPYGTPPAPWTHGQDPTFWQLEAGADDHADGGSGGGRDSAGDTAAPYPGLVSLGTLGDSRLLLNLESVPGIVSLSGARADRDAVMASVAAELATNGWSDRMTITLVGFGEELLPLAPSRLRHLADIDDMFQAMEAETRQRAGALGVAGHDSVLTGRTGHIQNTRWAPHLVLMAAEPTEEELDRLAGLASGAGRLGIGYFVAAGAKDVPGAAWEMEITGDGRLLAPLLGLDLEAQQLPADQRAAVVRLFNEADPGSDPAAASGGAQARGAQPFLIDITEAGRPAVYARLVGPYELIGLDTPDGDRSALLHEALALLLLHREGVNPRVLAAALWPRGATDDVRDALVERLRDWLGTDPDGTARLGSDAAGRLTLARSVVSDLDVLRSLHHEAASGRGAGDTAVRERLLTDALGLVRGPLLQDRPAGRYQWLGHEIIEAQLPLLVADVALALSGHHMGLDRPEPAIEALTVAVSSAPEDERLWHGLLRATHATGDEARLSELVARLADRGSAHGRGLAPRTEALIDELLPAWRRGGAAAG, encoded by the coding sequence ATGGCACGCACCAGTAACCGTACGAACTCCGCTCCGCGACCGCGGCGGTCCTTCGGCGACTTCGTCAAGGCGTTCCTCGCGTTCGTCGCGCTGGCGTTCCTCGTGGTCGGCGTGCCGGCGGCGCTGGCGACGTTCCTCGGCTGGCCGCTGCCCGACGAGCTGCCCTCGGTGGACTTCTTCCAGCAGCAGATCACCGTCCAGACCTTCCTCAGCGTGCTCGGGGTCGTCTGCTGGCTGGCCTGGGCGCAGTTCACCGCGTGCGTCCTGGTCGAGGTCAAGGCCGCCGTGTCCGGGGTGGGCATGCCGACCCGGGTGCCCGGCGCCGGCGGCAGCCAGGCGCTCGCCCGCCAGTTGGTCGCCGCGCTGCTGCTGGTGACGGCGAGCGCGGCGAGCTTCGCCCCCGGCCTCGCCAACCTCGGCCAGTCGCCCGCCGACCAGCACCGGCCCGCGGTGGCCGCCTCCGCCCAGCAGCTGCCCGGGCAGGCGCAGTCGCAGACGGTGCGCGAGGCGGTCGAGCAGCAGGCGGCCGCGCAGGCGAAGGCCGCCGCCGAGCACGCGGCGGAGGCGGAGGGCAGCACGAAGTTCTACCGGATCCAGCCGCCGCAGGGCCGCCACCACGACTCCCTGTGGGAGATAGCGGAACGCCATCTGGGCGACGGGCGCCGCTACTCGGAGATCTACGACCTGAACAAGAACCGGGTGCAGCCCGACGGCGAGAAGCTCTCCAAGGCCAGCCTGATCCGGCCCGGCTGGATCATGGAGATGCCCGCGGACGCCTTCGGCGGGGACCTCGTCGAGACCCCGGCCGCCGTGCAGGAGACGGAGCGCGGTGCCTTCGCCGGCAGCGCCGCGGGCTCCGGCAACGCGGACATCGCCGACTACGCCAAGAGCGGCGGCAGCGGCGCGCACGCGCAGGGCGGCCAGGCCAAGCCCGGCGGAAAGCACGCGGGCAAGCCCGCCGCGGGGTCCGTGGACACCGACACCACGCAGATCGTCATCCCGCGCGACTGGTCCACGGCCGTGCCGTCCCGGGCGACCCCCGCCGCGCCCGCCACGTCCCAAACCCCTGCCACCGCCACCGCCGTCACCGCGGCCGACGGGCAGGGCTTCTCCTTCGGCCTGCCCGAGGCCCTCCTCGGCTCCCCGCTGCTCGCCGCCGGGCTGCTCGCCGCACTCGGCCGCAGGCGCCGCGCCGCCCTGTGGCAGGCCGCGACGCGCTCCGGCTCCGGCGGCGCCGGGGGCGCCGGAAACACCCCGCTGGTCCCCACCGGAGACGCCGCCGACGTCCACGACGCCCTGCTCGTCGGCGCCGACCCCGAGGCGGTACGCCGCCTCGACCGCGCCCTGCGCGGCCTGTCGGAGTCCCTCGCCGCGGCCTCCCGCCCGCTGCCGACCGTGTACGCGGCCTGGCTGACCGGCACCGCGATCCACCTCCAGCTCGCCCAGCCCTACGGGACCCCGCCCGCGCCCTGGACCCACGGCCAGGACCCGACGTTCTGGCAGCTCGAGGCGGGCGCCGACGACCACGCGGACGGCGGGAGCGGAGGCGGACGCGACAGCGCCGGCGACACCGCGGCCCCCTACCCCGGCCTGGTCAGCCTCGGCACCCTGGGCGATTCCCGGCTGCTGCTCAACCTGGAATCGGTCCCGGGCATCGTCTCCCTGAGCGGCGCGCGGGCCGACCGCGACGCCGTGATGGCCTCCGTCGCCGCCGAGCTCGCCACCAACGGCTGGTCGGACCGCATGACGATCACCCTGGTCGGCTTCGGCGAGGAGCTGCTCCCACTGGCCCCGTCCCGGCTGCGCCACCTCGCCGACATCGACGACATGTTCCAGGCCATGGAGGCCGAGACCCGCCAGCGCGCCGGCGCCCTGGGCGTCGCCGGGCACGACTCGGTCCTGACCGGCCGCACCGGGCACATCCAGAACACCCGCTGGGCCCCGCACCTGGTCCTGATGGCCGCCGAGCCCACCGAGGAGGAGCTCGACCGGCTCGCCGGACTCGCCTCCGGCGCGGGCCGGCTCGGCATCGGCTACTTCGTCGCCGCCGGGGCGAAGGACGTCCCCGGCGCGGCCTGGGAGATGGAGATCACCGGGGACGGGCGGCTGCTCGCCCCGCTGCTCGGCCTCGACCTGGAGGCGCAGCAGCTGCCCGCCGACCAGCGCGCGGCCGTGGTCCGGCTGTTCAACGAGGCCGACCCCGGCTCCGACCCCGCCGCAGCCTCGGGCGGCGCCCAGGCCCGCGGCGCGCAGCCGTTCCTCATCGACATCACGGAGGCCGGGCGCCCCGCCGTGTACGCCCGCCTCGTGGGCCCGTACGAGCTCATCGGCCTCGACACCCCCGACGGGGACCGCAGCGCCCTCCTCCACGAGGCCCTGGCCCTGCTCCTGCTCCACCGCGAAGGCGTCAACCCCCGGGTGCTCGCCGCCGCGCTGTGGCCGCGCGGAGCCACCGACGACGTGCGCGACGCACTGGTCGAGCGGCTGCGCGACTGGCTCGGCACCGACCCGGACGGCACCGCGCGCCTGGGCTCCGACGCCGCCGGCCGGCTCACCCTGGCCCGCTCCGTCGTCTCCGACCTGGACGTGCTGCGCTCCCTGCACCACGAGGCGGCGTCCGGCCGCGGCGCGGGGGACACCGCCGTGCGCGAGCGCCTGCTCACCGACGCGCTCGGTCTCGTACGGGGCCCCCTGCTCCAGGACCGGCCCGCCGGGCGCTACCAGTGGCTCGGCCACGAGATCATCGAGGCGCAGCTGCCGCTGCTCGTCGCCGACGTCGCCCTCGCACTGTCCGGGCACCACATGGGCCTGGACCGGCCCGAGCCGGCCATCGAGGCGCTCACCGTCGCCGTGTCCTCCGCGCCGGAGGACGAGCGGCTCTGGCACGGGCTGCTGCGCGCGACCCACGCCACCGGCGACGAGGCCCGGCTCTCGGAGCTCGTGGCCCGGCTCGCGGACCGGGGCAGCGCGCACGGGCGCGGGCTCGCACCGCGCACCGAGGCGCTGATCGACGAGCTGCTGCCCGCCTGGCGGCGCGGCGGCGCCGCGGCGGGCTGA
- a CDS encoding pilus assembly protein TadG-related protein produces MRPVAKLRARFRAAGRARLRIRDDRGSGAAAMIMFSVLFLALAAFVIDGGMAISQRERAADIAEQAARYAAQDIDVGALYNGSGGAPINFANCGDRVEEFAEEVGMTGPDVAASRCVSADAQRVEVEIQLTYQPVLTGMFFSGPVTVRGRAAAESMTG; encoded by the coding sequence GTGAGACCTGTTGCGAAACTTCGCGCCCGGTTCCGGGCCGCCGGCCGCGCCCGCCTGCGGATCCGTGACGACCGGGGGTCCGGCGCCGCCGCGATGATCATGTTCAGCGTGCTCTTCCTGGCCCTGGCCGCCTTCGTGATCGACGGCGGCATGGCGATCTCCCAGCGCGAGCGCGCGGCGGACATCGCCGAACAGGCCGCCCGGTACGCCGCCCAGGACATCGACGTCGGCGCGCTGTACAACGGCTCCGGCGGCGCCCCGATCAACTTCGCCAACTGCGGTGACCGGGTAGAGGAATTCGCCGAGGAAGTGGGTATGACCGGACCGGACGTCGCGGCGTCGCGCTGCGTGTCGGCCGACGCCCAGCGCGTCGAAGTCGAGATCCAGCTCACCTACCAGCCGGTGCTCACCGGCATGTTCTTCAGCGGACCGGTCACGGTGCGCGGCCGAGCGGCCGCCGAGTCCATGACCGGATAG
- a CDS encoding TadE/TadG family type IV pilus assembly protein encodes MRRIRQRVAEAGVGAGAGDRGISTIEMVILAPVAFLFILVLVAFGQLVEGRGAVDGAARDAARAGSIQKDQETAMSEAVKAAEADLSDVCAGPVTVRKTSTGFVAGGFFTVEVSCQIRGLAMLGLDVPKVVTGRSTSPLDRYRRAA; translated from the coding sequence ATCAGACGGATCCGGCAGCGGGTCGCGGAAGCGGGTGTGGGCGCGGGCGCGGGCGACCGGGGGATCTCCACCATCGAGATGGTCATCCTCGCCCCCGTCGCCTTCCTCTTCATCCTCGTGCTCGTCGCCTTCGGCCAGCTCGTGGAGGGCCGGGGCGCGGTCGACGGCGCCGCGCGCGACGCCGCGCGAGCCGGCTCCATCCAGAAGGACCAGGAGACCGCCATGTCCGAGGCGGTCAAGGCGGCCGAGGCCGATCTCAGCGACGTGTGCGCGGGCCCGGTGACGGTGCGCAAGACCAGCACGGGTTTCGTTGCGGGCGGGTTCTTCACCGTCGAGGTCAGCTGCCAGATCCGCGGGCTCGCCATGCTCGGGCTCGACGTCCCGAAGGTGGTCACCGGCCGCTCGACCTCGCCCCTCGACCGCTACCGGAGGGCCGCGTGA
- a CDS encoding TadE family protein — MADRLRTAVRRRVEAASARGDSGMTAIEFVFLTPFLFFMIFMTVQFALYFFADHVAQAAAQAGARKARASADANPDGWQQKARDTVDSYIQQLGPQLVVSPRVTVTRPDANTVSVEITAKVPAVIPGFSMAVHAQSSGPVERFVPEGG, encoded by the coding sequence ATCGCAGACCGACTGCGCACCGCAGTACGCCGCCGGGTGGAGGCCGCCTCCGCCCGGGGCGACTCCGGCATGACCGCGATCGAGTTCGTGTTCCTGACGCCCTTCCTGTTCTTCATGATCTTCATGACGGTCCAGTTCGCCCTGTACTTCTTCGCGGACCACGTGGCCCAGGCGGCCGCGCAGGCCGGCGCGCGCAAGGCGCGGGCCTCGGCGGACGCCAACCCGGACGGCTGGCAGCAGAAGGCGAGGGACACCGTCGACAGCTACATCCAGCAACTGGGGCCGCAGCTGGTGGTCTCGCCGCGGGTGACGGTCACCCGGCCCGACGCGAACACCGTGAGCGTCGAGATCACCGCCAAGGTGCCCGCCGTCATCCCCGGCTTCTCCATGGCCGTCCACGCGCAGTCGAGCGGGCCGGTCGAGCGCTTCGTACCGGAAGGCGGGTGA
- a CDS encoding type II secretion system F family protein — MNLTLPVVVGAVLGLGIYALVRALMPSRRGAVATVARIDEMRARGAAYSTLPRSTTAEDPGRLDSFRARVGLRIADFYRQQGWEQRSLRADLAVLERSWESFLATKILLAAAGLIFGPFLFVIVATIGFGSGPVVPLWLALACAALFFFLPDLEVRRDAADKRRDLRRVIGAYLDLVAMNLAGGRGLPEALMAAAEVSDGWALRRIRNTLHDARITGTSHWQALGTLGEELGVEELKDLAGALALVAEDGAKVRESLASRAETMRHREMAEIEGSAGEKSQSMLVAQLLLCAGFLVFLIFPAGMRVFQFG; from the coding sequence GTGAACCTCACCCTGCCCGTCGTCGTCGGAGCCGTCCTCGGCCTCGGCATCTACGCCCTCGTACGGGCCCTCATGCCGTCCCGGCGGGGCGCGGTCGCGACCGTGGCCCGGATCGACGAGATGCGGGCGCGCGGGGCGGCGTACTCGACGCTCCCGCGCTCCACCACCGCCGAGGACCCGGGCCGGCTGGACTCCTTCCGGGCCCGCGTCGGCCTGCGGATCGCCGACTTCTACCGCCAGCAGGGCTGGGAGCAGCGCTCCCTGCGCGCCGACCTGGCCGTGCTGGAGCGCAGCTGGGAGAGCTTCCTGGCGACGAAGATCCTGCTCGCCGCGGCCGGACTCATCTTCGGCCCGTTCCTCTTCGTGATCGTCGCGACCATCGGGTTCGGCAGCGGACCGGTCGTGCCGCTCTGGCTGGCGCTGGCCTGCGCCGCCCTCTTCTTCTTCCTTCCCGACCTGGAGGTCCGGCGGGACGCCGCGGACAAGCGCCGCGACCTGCGCCGGGTCATCGGGGCCTACCTCGACCTCGTCGCCATGAACCTGGCCGGCGGCCGGGGCCTCCCGGAGGCCCTGATGGCCGCCGCCGAGGTCAGCGACGGCTGGGCGCTGCGCCGGATCCGCAACACCCTGCACGACGCCCGGATCACCGGCACCAGCCACTGGCAGGCGCTCGGCACCCTGGGCGAGGAGCTGGGGGTGGAGGAGCTGAAGGACCTGGCGGGCGCGCTCGCGCTCGTCGCGGAGGACGGCGCGAAGGTACGGGAGTCCCTGGCCTCCCGCGCCGAGACGATGCGGCACCGCGAGATGGCCGAGATCGAGGGCAGCGCCGGTGAGAAGTCGCAGTCGATGCTCGTCGCGCAGCTGCTGCTGTGCGCCGGGTTCCTGGTGTTCCTGATCTTCCCGGCCGGCATGCGCGTCTTCCAGTTCGGCTGA
- a CDS encoding type II secretion system F family protein yields the protein MNGISSMGGLFSLPVLYALLSGLGIGGGLALLVVAVRGLPPKPAHEKADSRERLAELARFAGRRGSLAAGVGIAVLLVTRWAVAGVAAGVLVFFWDRLFGGAAEERSAMRRVEALAAWTESLRDTIAGAVGLEQAIPASARAAAPALRPHLEALVDRLRSRTPLPDALQTLADEIDDASADIIVAALILNARLRGPGLRQVLGALAKSAREEVDMRQRVMAQRSSTRRSVQIVISVSVAFVVGLSVFNREFVEPYGTLVGQMVLACVCGLFALGFWWLRKLATIETPERFLVRDHTEVRFARPPSPSEEVVPQ from the coding sequence ATGAACGGCATCTCCTCCATGGGCGGGCTCTTCTCGCTGCCCGTGCTGTACGCGCTCCTGAGCGGCCTGGGAATCGGCGGCGGGCTCGCGCTGCTCGTCGTCGCCGTCCGCGGCCTGCCACCCAAGCCCGCGCACGAGAAGGCGGATTCGCGCGAGCGCCTCGCGGAGCTGGCCCGGTTCGCCGGCCGCCGCGGCTCGCTCGCGGCCGGCGTCGGCATCGCCGTGCTGCTGGTGACCCGCTGGGCGGTGGCCGGCGTGGCCGCCGGCGTGCTCGTCTTCTTCTGGGACCGCCTCTTCGGCGGAGCCGCGGAGGAGCGCTCCGCGATGCGCCGGGTCGAGGCGCTCGCCGCCTGGACCGAGTCGCTGCGCGACACCATCGCCGGGGCCGTCGGCCTGGAGCAGGCCATCCCCGCCTCGGCGCGCGCCGCCGCGCCCGCGCTGCGGCCCCACCTCGAAGCGCTCGTCGACCGGCTGCGCTCCCGTACGCCGCTGCCCGACGCGTTGCAGACGCTCGCCGACGAGATCGACGACGCGTCCGCCGACATCATCGTCGCCGCGCTGATCCTCAACGCGCGCCTGCGCGGCCCCGGCCTGCGCCAGGTGCTCGGCGCGCTCGCCAAGTCGGCCCGCGAGGAGGTCGACATGCGCCAGCGCGTGATGGCCCAGCGCTCCAGCACCCGGCGCAGCGTCCAGATCGTCATCAGCGTCAGCGTGGCCTTCGTCGTCGGCCTGTCCGTCTTCAACCGGGAGTTCGTCGAGCCGTACGGCACCCTCGTCGGCCAGATGGTCCTCGCGTGCGTGTGCGGGCTCTTCGCCCTGGGCTTCTGGTGGCTGCGCAAGCTGGCCACCATCGAGACGCCCGAGCGCTTCCTGGTCCGTGACCACACGGAGGTCCGCTTCGCGCGGCCGCCGAGCCCGAGCGAGGAGGTCGTACCGCAGTGA